The Acinetobacter wuhouensis genome includes the window GCGATACCTTGACCAAGACCGATACACATCGTTGCAAGACCGATTTGCGTATCTTGTTGCTCCATAACGTTCAGCAGAGTAGTCGTAATACGCGCACCAGAACAGCCCAATGGGTGACCTAACGCAATCGCACCACCGTTCAGGTTAATGATATCCTGCTTATCATAGATGTTCAGACCTTTCATTACAGAAAGACCTTGAGCAGCAAATGCTTCATTTAACTCGATGGTTTGGATGTCATCCATGCTTAAGCCAGCACGTTTAAGTGCTTTTTGCGTTGCAGGAACTGGACCATAACCCATGATCGCAGCATCACAACCTGCAATCGCCATAGAGCGAATCACAGCACGTGGCTTAAGACCAAGCGCTTGAGCACGTTCAGCAGACATCAACAACATTGCAGAAGCACCATCAGACAAAGCTGAAGATGTTGCAGCAGTTACTGTACCGCCTTTCGGATCAAATACAGGACGTAATGCTTTGAATGCTTCAAGGTTAGCATCGGCACGGATCACTTCATCGATATCGCAAAGTTGTTTAAAGCCATTTGCATCATGACCTTCAACACCGACGATTTCATTTTTGAAACGACCTTCCTGAGTTGCAGCCCATGCACGACGGTGAGATTCAACACCAAACGCATCTTGCTCATCACGAGAGATACCATTCATACGACCTAACATTTCAGCCGTTAAGCCCATCATGTTAGACGCTTTTGCATAGTGCTTAGATGCTTCAGGGTTCAGGTCGATACCGTGCATCATGCCTACGTGACCCATGTGCTCAACACCACCGATGATGAAAATATCACCCTGGTTAGTTGCAATCTGCGCCGCAGCAGTGTGGATCGACTGCATAGACGAACCACAAAGACGGTTAACCGTTTGACCACCAACAGTCTTAGGAAGATCAGCCAACAGCACGATGTTACGAGCAATGTTCATACCTTGCTCTAAAGTCTGGTTCACACAGCCCCAGATCACATCTTCAACTTCGTTTACATCAAACTGGTTACGAGCAACTAAAGCACGAACCAATTCAGCAGATAAGCTGTCAGCACGTACATTGCGGAACATACCGTTTTTGGTTTTACCCATTGCAGAACGTACGCCATCAACGATGACAACGTCACGCGGATTTAAAGTAGCCATTCACGTCGCTCCTTAACCGTAGAATTTTTTGTTGTTAGCAGCCATGTCACGCAACATTTGTGGCGCTTCATAAGCCTTACCTAAGTGTGCATATTTGTCACAAAGCGCAACGTATTCAGCAACACCTGTCTGGTCGATGTAACGGCATGGACCACCACGGAATGGAGGGAAACCTACACCCATGATCATTGCCATATCTGCTTCAGACGCAGTAGATACGATGTTGTCTTCTAAGCAGCGAACAGTTTCGTTACAGAATGTCAGCATCATACGGTCAATGATTTCTTGAGCATCAAACTCGTGCTTTTCAGTCGTTGCCATAGAAGCAACAAGCTCGTATGCAGTTGGATCAACCACTTTGGCTTTTTTGCCTTTACGATCAAGTTCATATTTGTAGAAACCAACGTCATTTTTCTGACCAAGACGTTTGTTTTCGTACATGATTTCGATCGCGCCTTTATAATCAGGCTTCATACGGTCAGGGAAACCTTCCGC containing:
- the fadA gene encoding acetyl-CoA C-acyltransferase FadA — translated: MATLNPRDVVIVDGVRSAMGKTKNGMFRNVRADSLSAELVRALVARNQFDVNEVEDVIWGCVNQTLEQGMNIARNIVLLADLPKTVGGQTVNRLCGSSMQSIHTAAAQIATNQGDIFIIGGVEHMGHVGMMHGIDLNPEASKHYAKASNMMGLTAEMLGRMNGISRDEQDAFGVESHRRAWAATQEGRFKNEIVGVEGHDANGFKQLCDIDEVIRADANLEAFKALRPVFDPKGGTVTAATSSALSDGASAMLLMSAERAQALGLKPRAVIRSMAIAGCDAAIMGYGPVPATQKALKRAGLSMDDIQTIELNEAFAAQGLSVMKGLNIYDKQDIINLNGGAIALGHPLGCSGARITTTLLNVMEQQDTQIGLATMCIGLGQGIATIIERV